In Cryptomeria japonica chromosome 1, Sugi_1.0, whole genome shotgun sequence, the sequence TAGCTCTCAAATTGGGTTATCACTAAGTCATTGTCCAGATCAAAGACGATTCGGATAATATTTAAGACAAAGCAAAGACTTTTTAAATGGCCGTTCATGTTGTATGATGTTATGTCGGAACACATTCATATGGTTGTTGGATTATTTCCCTGAAGTCTTCCACAGATTGATTACTGGTTGTCTGTATTGATTATGTTCTGTTCTCTAGTGATACGAGAAAAGCACTCACAGTACATATATGCTATGTAGGCCTGGAGATTTTTGGCACCCACAATCATCAAGCCAAGTTCCATAGATTTTTGATCTGTTTTTCAATGGCTAGGTCGGACTTTTCTCATACCTTCTACAGTAGAATATAATATTAATGTCTTTTTGGAATTTTGATGATAAATTGCAGGTTTGAAACTTGGGGAAAAATCCTTCCATTCAAAGGAATTTTAAAGGGAAGTGTGTCATCAAAGCACTAGTGCACACCAAATCATGGGAATCTTTAATTGGAGGAAATCTGCTCGATGAAAAGGAACTCTATTATTTTTCGTTCTACTAAGAATGACATATTTGGAGAAAGAGCGGAGTAGAACTCGTTAAGTTTTCAGCTTTCCACATTACATAGATGTTGTGAAGAGTAATTCAAATGGGCAAGAATCTGTCTCCAAAAAAAAAGAATTCAAAGACTGTTCCTGGAAATCTAGTATGTGCCAATTTTATTTTAACCCATAATAGATTTAAAGTACCTGGTTAAATTCACATGTCACTATCAGTTGAACTTTTCATCTTCCATTTTTTCTAGGTTTGTGATATGGGGATCCTGACTGACATACTCATTCTCATGTTTCTTGTCATTTGCTTTctgcaaattaaaaaaataaatagaagatTAAGGCAATTCTTCATCTCAAATCTGCAGTGTGCACTTAAGATTTTATCCATGGATTGGGCATTCTCACATCCAAAACTTAGTTTACCCATGGGCCTAACCTCTGATTCTACTTTGAGGCTTCAtgaattttgtgttttatttgggCTTTGGAATTTCATCCTGACATGCCTTCACATGTGCATCTTGGCATTTGTAGCTACCAAGTGTCATTCCCTGGTGGGGTATATTTAAATACCAACTTCATTTGCCTATTGAGACTCAGGATTTGTCAGCTATGGCATACGTTGTAATAACTTATAACTTGAATCTCAAGATATGGTTCTAAATGGGACTTGATTGTCTCTCTAGTATTCTTCAGGTACCAGCTTCTGGCCTGACAAACCTACACATCCTTTCCTGTTGTTTGTCTTtgctaaatttcaaattttaactttCACATTGGATTTCATGCCAGAACTCGGTTGACCTTGTCTGCCACAATTTTGTTCACATTGCCAAAAGCTAACGACCTTTCATAGTTCAAGTCACACCGATAAACACCTACAGATTCGTTTTTCCTGCTATTTTCAAAGGCTGTTGATGTATgccaatttttttgaagaatgtttGTGAGAGAAAATCTGAATATGGATTAATATTTGTAGTCGATAGATAACATCAAATGAATTGATTGGGCTTTTTAATGAAAACTGGTCAATGCTGATCTTGATAACACCTGGGTTTATCAGGACTAATGTCTGCTGAAGTCCCTAGTCAAGCTCTGTAGCTTCTTGACCTTGCAACTTGTATTAGAGAACTAGTGGTGAACATTGAGTGAACTCAAATGCTATTCTTCTGTGTACTAGTGCTTATCATGTTATCTTCTGCCAACTGTTTGAGATCAAAATTAACACTTCCAAAATATATCATGCTTGCTATAGTCACATAAGAATCTTATAGCCCATGATTCATGACAATAGTACTTGACAATTATAATAACTCCATGCCATTGTTCAAGTTGGTCTCCTATAGAAGGATAATACTCCTAGAAAGAAGATTGGGCTTGTTAATGATGATGGGCCAATGCTGATCTTGCAAACTCTTAGATCCATCATGACTAATGTTTGTCAAAGTATGCATTGTTCAAGCTGGTCTCCTATAGAAGGACaatattcttagaaagaagatTGGGCTACTTAATGATGATGGGTCGATGCTGCTCTTGCAAACACCCAGGTCCATTAGTAATGCTGACCTTACAAACACCCAGGTCCATTAGTAATGCTGATCTTGCAAACACCTAGGTTCAAATATTAATGAATGCcattttttttgaagaatgtttGTGATAAAGAAAATCTGAAGACGGACTAATATTTGTAGTCTATAGTTAACATCAAATGAATTGATTGGGCTTGTTAATGATGACTGGTCAATGCTGATCTTGATAACACCTGGGTCCATCAGGACTAATGTCTGCTGATGTCCCTAGTCAAGCTCTGTAGCTTCTCGACCTTGCAACTTGTGTTGGAGAACTAGTGGTGACCATTGAATGAACTCAAATGCTATTCTGCCGTGTACTAGTGCTTATCATGTTATCTTCTGCCAACTGTTTGAGATCAAAATCAACACTTTCAAAATATATCATGCTTACTATAGTCACATAACAGAAGAATCTTATAGCCAATGACCCATGACAATAGTACTTGACAATTATAATAACTCTTTGTCATTGTTCAAGTTGGACTCCTACAGAAGGACAACACTCTTAGAAACAAGATTGGGCTTGTTAATGATGATGGGTCAATGCTGATAGTGCAAACACCTAGGTCCATTTTGTTAATGATGTTGGTTAGAGGTAGGACTCAATTTTGTCCATCATTTTCACTGGTGGCAAGCACTGAGATCTGAGACcaacatatcatttaattgaaaGGATAAATAGAATGTTTCATGATGCTGGCTGCTATTAATACTTCGGTATTGACGCCAGATGAGAATCTCAGCTCAACATTCGAGACTAATGGaattacagaatttaaaacctttcAAAAAGTGGTGGATTTCTGATATTGGAAGCTTTTGTTTTTTGGAATGTGGTTGTcgtataataattttattttttattttcattatgaTACTTGTATTGGATATTGTATCTTATCTGTAGTAACTTGGTGTTTCAGTTGCAAAGTTGCAGTATTTTAGAATTTAGATACCCTAATTTTTTGAAACTGGCAAAGAAGCTTCAGAGGACTGTATACTAACAGAAATTCACTATGAGGTTTTACTGTTTTATTTGTAATGCCTGCAGCGTCGTACAATCTAGACTTTATTTAGATTTTTGAAAGTGCCATAGAAACTTAGAGGACTAAATACTTAGAGATTTACTATCGCATTTGCTTTAAAAATGATGTTGAAAAACCCTGTTGCAAAATTATATGACTCTTGAATGCTTCTATATTTATTGTAGGTGACTGAGGCTCTTGCACAAGCTGGCCTTGAGTCTTCCAACTTGATTGTGGGTATTGATTTCACAAAAAGCAACGAGTGGACAGGTCTTCATCTGCCCTGTACATGATATTAATTTTTATGTTGGTTTTAGAAATGTTTCATGTGCAGTTGTATAGCTTTTCTGCTTTACCTTGGTTTCAGTTGACCGATTTGCACGCtttcttctctttgttttaatagaaataaaatcaAACTACTGTTATGGAAGTTAGGTACAAAGTCTTTTAATCGGCGAAGTTTACATCATCTTGGAGATAGTCCAAATCCTTACGAACAAGCAATTTCAATTATTGGACGGACCTTGTCTGCTTTTGACGAGGACAACTTAATCCCGTGTTTTGGTTTTGGGGATGGTAAGTTTCAATCTTCTTTTCATAGTTATCttgtcaatttatttttcatatatTGCTTTGCAGAGTTCACAGGAGACAAAGTGACATGCTTGTCACTAACAATACATTCTTGTTGCATTGTACAGCTTCAACTCATGATCAACAGGTATTCAGTTTCTATCCAGATGATATGCTATGCAATGGATTTGAAGAAGCACTAAGAAGATATAGGGAAATAGTTCCCCAACTGCGACTTGCTGGTTAGTAAGGATTTGTATTTGATTAAGCTTTGATGTGCATATTTAAAATGTAAATGTAGATTGTCTTGTGTATTGAAGCCTTGGGCTCGGAGAGATGTCTCTCTGGAATGATTGATTGGGTTCATATTTATATGTTTCATGTATGTAGGTATTGTATATAGTTATGCCATTTTCTAATgcatttcatatttttcttttcttattaGGGCCAACATCTTTTGCACCAATCATTGAAGCAGCAATCCGTATTGTTGAGCAAAGTGGGGGGCAGTATCACGTTCTTTTGATAATTGCAGATGGGCAGGTATATCATTTATCTACTCTTGTTTTTAACTGCACTGTTAATTTTAACAAATTGAAATATCTGTCTTTCACCTTGTTGGATAAAAACCATTTACTTATTAGAATTCTTGAATTATATGTAACATGCATTTCTACCGCATATAGTTGTCCTTATTGTTTATGCTTGTACAGTTGTACTTATCCTTGGACTACTGTACATTGAGCATTGATTTCCTGAATTGTTGTCTTTCTGTAAGTCTTTCTTGTTTGAAGTGTGGGCAAACTGACAATGTTTTACTCATATTGTGCCATGTATCCATTTTGCCCATCAACTGATCATAACACACGTACTAAATATTTATAGGTTACAAGAAGTGTTGACACTGAAAATAGTAACCTGAGTCCACAAGAACAGAATACAGTCAATGCAATAGTGCAAGCAAGGTAATCCCATGTACATGATTTTGCTGTTTTTTGGATACTAAACCTATAAACTTGTAACACAAGAATTGTTACGATTGATACAGTGAATATCCACTCTCAATTGTCTTGGTTGGAGTTGGTGATGGACCTTGGGACATGATGCAAAAATTTGACGATAACATACCAGCTCGATCTTTTGATAACTTCCAGGTATTCTTTCAATTTTATTGGTTGTGACTATAAAATGGATATAGTTGACATTGTGAGCTTAAATTTTTAGAAGTTTATTCTTATGTTAAAAGATTTTGCTTCTGTTTCTACAGTTTGTGAACTTTACAGCAATCATGTCAAAGAACATTCCCGTTTCTAGGAAGGAGACTGAATTTGCACTTGCAGCATTGATGGAAATACCATCTCAGTACAAGGCCACACTAGATCTTCAAATACTGGGGTACCTTATATCTTATTTTGCATTAATATTTCATATTAACTTTCTAAAATGGAAATACTATACAGTTAATGGTTGCTGGATTAGTTGCTACTGAAGTAAGGATATTTTTCACATGTTAATGCATTTAAGAAAATATTGAACTATTAGAGACAACCTCCGTTGTATTATTTCTCGAGTCAGCATAAACAATGATCAGTGTGCAATTTTGTTCATCATGTACTCCTGTGTAATGGCTCAACTTCAGTGCCTTCTATGTCGCAACATGTCCTCATGCACACATCAGGCACCAAAATATGTTGCACATGGACGAAGGCTTCTAGCAGATTGGCTTTGTGCACATCTGCACAAGCATAGATTCCAACAGCTCTGCACAAGAATTGATTTCCAACAGCTCTGCGCAAGACATTGCAAGACAAAGCATGCATGCGCTCTTCAGTCATGTCACAACTTGATAAGTCTGCTGTTCGGCACAACAGGTTTTTCAACTCTTGCAGCCCTTCTGTATTGTGCACAAATTGCACATGGGAAGTATATACATTTGCACAACATGATTGGTTTAGCTCCATAAATGTCCAACACCTGGCTGCATTTGCTCCATATGATTGTGTCAACTGATTGGTCCCATATGTATTTAACATCTAGCACAATTTTGGCCACATAGAAAGTGCACCACATGTGCATGATACTTGTCAGCATATTGTGGAAGGCTTAGTTCACAACCTCTTGTATAAATACATATCACTGTATGCTATGTAAATTAGTCATCAACTTCATCAACAAGCCTTGCCATATTTTGTAGTTTGATTTGGTACTCCAGAATGCCTTTGGCAAATCTGGTGCATGCATCTTTTCACTGCTTGATCATGGGACTTTGCTTCTGGCCATGGCTCCTGTAAATTAATTGTACATACATGCAACATCAATGAATATAGGACAATATTTGTCATGCCTTGCTTTGCTTCAGCCATGGCATCATATAACAATGCTTTTACAACTCCAACTTGCCATTGGAAGTAAACCTAGTTCGATTGGCTTAGCCATAACTTTGTAGACATGTGAAGTTATCCTCCAATCTTTGACAAAAAATGGATCATTAGCATCAGAGTGAAGATGTTTGAACTCATGTTGCCTATTGTCAGAAATATCTGTCTAGGTTCAAGGCATCACAACACTCTACTTTTCTACACACCATTACTTGGAAGAAGAAAGCACAAAGCAAAGCAGTCATGGGGTTTGAGCTTTTACATCACTTCGATAATATTCCTTTGTAGGGCGATACTACATCGTGGTCCGTTATTTCTTGTCCTAAGAGGTTTGATTATTCTCAAGGAGGGCATTTATCACACCTAGGAACACTTGCGATAGTGCCTTGTGCATCAATTGGTTGGcatcctgttgtgacgtattcacacatcgccccattgcaaatggggacccctgctttttgctttctagggtttgttttctaggtcttttagggttttgtctattagcctttagctttcgagtgtcgccagggggatcacctggatagcaggttttgcttgagttaggtcaagttggtgagtgatgaagtctggaatgtcctgatcctgaaatttggctaagtctggaatgtcctgatcctgaaatttgactaagtctggaaaactgaagaatcctccaaaaactagattttgcaatataactcctggaggtctgaaaccactctcaaacatcctgaaagtatatatggaatataacttaaagttcttatacttaaatgttatattccataaaattatcctgacggagagtctaaaatgtcaaatttcgctcctgacccttccagagggtccaaagcgaatttcaacctaggactcatttcttgccttatttgaccaaattttgatttgcaaggcattttgaagggaaaagcggacatgtttggactttggaagtgtttgaaaaccttgaaaaaatgatggattctagcctggaagaagaatttcgctcctgacccttccaaagggtccagagaaaaattcatcataaacttcatttgccaccttgtttgagcttgaaaccttgttcctagggcgaagagagatgagaatttaccttgcaataaagattgggtttgaaagaatgatgattttggtctaaaaagggaaaatcgctcctgacccttccagagggtccagggcgaaattgagcaaaatctatcttttcccttagtttcatgccaactctagtgtggatcatgattaaagaaggccttaggaatgactccAAATTGCCAATGATTATCAAGATTGAAGGAATTAAGCCCAaaaagaaaaatcgctcctgacccttccagagggtccagggcgaaaattcttcaaacacctattttcccttgcgAAATCAAGTGAAACTTGGGTTGAACGTGAAAGGGCAAGTGTTTTTTTAGCCTTGAaggtgaattgaagttgaaaggatggaggaacatgctcaaaacttgaaaatcgctcctgacccttctaaagggtccagagcgaaaaacactaaaaccattcttttctccaaattttgggcaaggccaagcttagacatgggtgaaaaatgacatttgaattgccttgaagtttGGTTGGGTTGCTAAGGATACAAGTTTTGATGCCAAgaggaaaattcgctcctgacccttccagagggtctagggcgaaatttccaaatcctcctattttccttgcatttcaagaTGAGATTTTGGGTTTTCATGACTTGAAGGGGAGTAAGGCAAGATGTTTTATGCCATGGaagtgatttgaagatgaaaggattggaaaataggcctaaaacctaaaaatcgctcctgacccttccagagggtccagggtgaaaatctcaaaatcccctattttgccttgcaggaaCGAACCAAGCTTGGATGGAGTGAAAGAAGAAGACCTTTGCCTAGCCTTGAGGGGTGGATTCAAGACAAAATGATGAAGAAGTAAGCTCAagcaagaaaaatcgctcctgacccttccagagggtccagggcgaaattcacattttcacctaatttcctcataaaaaattgaaatgcaagacttgatTAGGTCAAAACAAGCATAAGCTCGCCTTTCGGGAGATTTTGGAGTGAAAGAAATGAGATATTCAAGACCTAATtggaaaaatcgctcctaacccttccaaagggtccagggtgaaaatatcaaaaaatctatCATTCAACCTTGTTTGATTGAGTCTAAGGCAAATTGCAAGATTGAgaatacaaagacatggaaatttgcaaatattggttgagaaaatttcaatttTATCAAGTGAGCAAGTCTAGACAAGGGGTTCAAACCATCACTTTGGATATTTTGATGCTTAAGGAGGAAACAAGTTTCATTAAGTCTTGATCAAACCTTAATATTCCTAAGCTAGCCCACAATTTTCACTAAAtttgccaaattcaagacatttgggaaACTAAAGCAAGTTCGCATAAATTAAGGCAttcataatttgattaattaaattctaagccttaaaataaatgaaaaatccacCTTTGggccttgaaattaattttaaaatttaaaaaaaaataaaaggtgagcgctcaaaagcatttatttgcttttacaagcaagtcgacCTCCTTATAAaagggattttattttatttttgtttatttgctaggtcggcctcatggttgattagggtgagcgccctatataagagagGAGTGTTGTAGCAAACGCAAATCATTCTTTCATTCCTTATGTGAATTTAGAGGAGCAGattggaggagcgaaatccagcaggttggaggctaaatttccagaatttgctaagtgttggaggctaaatttccagaatttgctaagtgttggaggctagTGAAGGTGACGTTCTTTTGAAGGTTGATCAAGACATAATTCATCCAAGAAGGCCAAGCAATTCAAATCCTCATCCAGCAAagtctgattttttttttccatttttttcaaggttcatagttaagcattcaaggaggaggtatgaagaatcatttttttgaagttcttattcaagacttattgtgatttcatagcaattttgtaaagtctaagtcttcaaaatccaatttccattcataattaatttgaaaaattagaattctggatttatcatgtctttttcaaattaatatcttaagttatacccttgaaaggtcttaaatttcatgctttaaggtatgatgctcAAAGACTAATTTTAAGTTTTTGTGTAGGTTTCAAATAACCacccaaagccggaggatctatTACTTGGCAGActctcatcaaagaaaatcaagccagatcaaggacggtctcctccagctcagtatcatcaaagaagatcaagtaaGGATCAATGGCGACCTCCTcccgtctagcatcgacaaggacagccttcttcggtcaagcatcatcaggaataacctcttccaatccagcattccaaggcgaggtgcatcatcatcctgcacatcgaagacaaaagaagtcaaagcaagggttcgttgaagaagcagatagtttcagatgaattaattaaagctagcttctcagcatcatcgaaTTGGATATCTACCAAATTGCAAgtatcagacaaggtggcatcctagtcatcactcctccagtcgggttggtccacctcagcatgcccagattcaatgtacctgactcattaaaggtggcacaaacttccaTGTAcgtaccccagctatccattggtcgaatattccagagaagacatgtgtccaattaatacaattatttcattggtcagaattgagtttgttgtagcaaaccctaattagggttttcattgtaaaatcttggccattgatctcaaattgatcttagccattgaattgtattaagggcactatataagccctgactcttcatttgtaaaggctaatagaaagTAGTTAGTGAATAGTGGAAGAATAGTGGGTAAGTAGTTAGTGAATAGTtagttaatagtatagcaattagagtagagtagagagagaaggcaaagattgttgccaagatgttgtaagaggcttgtaaaacttcattgaagaaatggtgaaatctatgggtcgattcaacaatttgcatggtctctatatttCTCAGTTTTggtttcatgttattagatgagtggaagaaatgtgtttgattgatggtgaaattcgtatatccatactactagcagtttgttgattgcagacttgccttgtgtagtcaactagaatcattcaacttaagcttaacttcaattgtcgcttcttcattgatatgcatcagcctgatggtgtctatgcctgtagtgatgatctgaacatcataaagctttcctccaaagatcgcactaaccttgtggagatggtcctgggatgtcaaaacaagactttagttagaatttcatcaaaggtcattcattgctcctacattcttagtatcagaattagatcctttcctcgccctcgtccttTTCCCTTTTTTTCCAAATCTAAGCCGGTAAAATCTTGTGATttcagcaaaatcacatcataccacagagagcttatccacacgtagagatcctacaacaaagaatcttgaagtcatcccgattgatcctttttgcgacatcttaagcattcagaggctttattcaagagaggataaggtaccctttaggtattttattctgtgtttggtcatgtacaaaatacacattATCACATCCCTCAACAATATCTTGTATAGAAGGAACCTCTTGGAGGTTTGGTGTCCAAGGCTAGATGGTGGTGCACATGGAAGTCCCATAACACACTTATCTTGTTCATAAATAATGTTGCCCCAATGTTTACCTCTTAACTACGAATGATTAGAATTGTTCCCATAGGTTGCTATTTAGGGGATGGGGACAGGACAAGGGTTTGAGGGGATGGGGATGTGTCCCCATATAACATAGTTATTCTGATCTCTTCTTTACTTGGGAGGGCCCCAAAAAGGTGCCCTTGCCAACTAGAGAGCTTGGCAAGTACTAACCAATATCTTATGGCCTTCTTTGGTTATGGTTTGAACTTCTGGTGTCTTAGGCCAAGGGAATCACGCCAaacaatcttgaacttgatggttGAATTTTATTACAGTGATGATATTGCAGGGCAAGCCTTGTGGAAAAATAGCTTGATGCTAGAATAATAAAATAAGCAAGCTTATTTTTAAAAACAAACCCAACCTTGACATTCTTTTTTTCCCTATTCCACATTGCCAATGCAGTATTTGTAATATCATGGAGACGAGCACTATAGCTTAGAGGATTAGACCACATGGTTACAAACTACAACGATAGGGTTCAAATCCCTCCTTTCCCAAAAAATCACTATAGAGAGACTGTGAGTGCCTCTAGTAGCTCTATTGAATAAATTTACTATTACTGCTCTTTGCGAATACCAATAGCTAAATTTGTGGTGAAGCTTTGGAACTTTACTAAACAAATGTAAGTAAGGGTCCACAGTATGCTACTATTTTTCATATTGTAAagattatattatatatcatatttATCTGTGTATGACCTATAACTCTTCCTCATCACTGCTGAATTGCACGGTGTATTGGTAAGACCCTCATTCATTAAGATGTTTCTACTCAAATtaggtttttatattcatgaattGCTGTTCCAAGTACTATCATATACACTCGGTTTCACAATTTAATTGGAATTGGTTAATTGCTAGCTTAGCTTTAGCATAATTAGTAAGCCAGGGATAGATAGGTCTTTGTTGCACTTTGGGCAAAGTGCTAAATGCAACATACTTAGCACATTGGCAGATTTACAGCACCGTATTGATCTATCAATATGCATCTTAGATTGGGGGGAAGGAGGCAGTGAACAAGATCGTGTTGATGGTGATTGATTGGCACCTCCCCTTGTCCCAAAGGATTTATGAAGAAATGAAGGAGGGATTGCTATCATGACCTATAATGCTTATAATATAGCCTATAATAGGCATAAGAAGGTGGAGGTGTTTCAAATAACCCAATTGTTGATACACTTGTCATAGGTTGTTTCAAAGAAATGACATATATGGACTTCATATCTTTATTATTCcttagtagcttagtggtagagtgCTTTGGTGTTAACCgtttggtcataggttcaaaccctaTTTGAGGAGAACCTTTTTCTTCAAGGTTTTAATCATTGTTCTTGAGTAGCTCAGCAGTAGAGCAGTCGGCTGTTAACCAATTGGTTGTAGGTTCAAATCCTATTTGAGCAGATCTCTTTTCTTCAAGCACTTGCTTTTTTATGAACAAATAGCAAATTATTTTTCGAAATTATGAATAAGATTTTGTTGATAATAGAGATTGGATCATAAAAGAGGAAAAAACTGTCCAATTTCTATAGCTGAATTGGAGCAAACCTCTACGTGCTCTGACACATTCTTTTTAAAACTATTGATTTTATTCTCATTAATAATTTTATCCCAGTAATGTTACCAACTTCTCCATGTAGATTGGGAATAATTTAAAACGAAGGGCTATCACAACCATTTATTTCAAATTATGATTGAGCATACTAGCAGTTTTCTTAAAATACATTCATCCATTTTCTTGAATTGCTTTTGATGAAGTAGGAGAAGGTCCTTGGCCCTTTCATCTTTCTACATTATGCAGACTGTACAGCCTTCGAATCATGGGCTAGTTGATAGGATATGTGAAA encodes:
- the LOC131050417 gene encoding E3 ubiquitin-protein ligase RGLG2, with product MGGKSSKIFRQRSQSWGARSYESPQTWNSSSYGQQSHPSDTRVESEANKHKLQRRYSRIADNYDSLDKVTEALAQAGLESSNLIVGIDFTKSNEWTGTKSFNRRSLHHLGDSPNPYEQAISIIGRTLSAFDEDNLIPCFGFGDASTHDQQVFSFYPDDMLCNGFEEALRRYREIVPQLRLAGPTSFAPIIEAAIRIVEQSGGQYHVLLIIADGQVTRSVDTENSNLSPQEQNTVNAIVQASEYPLSIVLVGVGDGPWDMMQKFDDNIPARSFDNFQFVNFTAIMSKNIPVSRKETEFALAALMEIPSQYKATLDLQILGRRRGKMPNSLSLPPPIGNANTSTTQRYARSESFQTSSPPDYGYNSYGGSAPPTAKDTWDAQMCPICLTNPKNLAFGCGHQTCADCGQNLDICPICRTEISTRIKLY